The following are encoded in a window of Nitrospinota bacterium genomic DNA:
- a CDS encoding DegQ family serine endoprotease: MSRNITLKKYKFVIAIALAVFAGYFFSDIGREEKGKASAQTATQINSEKNIFVGIAKREKLKVVNIYTTSTPKQSQVPHGGGGPGDPNWEFFERFFGGQMPSVPRRSLGSGFIIDKEGYILTNNHVVEKADDISVKMFDGKEYKAKVIGTDPETDIGLIKIEPKEDLPVVEFGDSDGLEAGEWVLAIGNPFGLTHTVTVGVVSALNRDIGAGKYDNYIQTDASINPGNSGGPLYNIDGKVVGINGAILPGGGGGNIGIGFAIPINMAKLILNDLKSAKGVSRGWLGVVIQKLTPELKAALKLKVEHGALVGDVTKNGPAEKAGLQRGDLITKFGDSEIADYHMLPRVVASHKPGAKVDVTVIRNGKEQKFKVKLGDLKAAFEAKGREAPQEEEQSSNLGLLVRTLTPDMQRRYGLKTDAGVLVAEVQPSGAASKAGIQPGDIIEEVNRKPVKTAEEFNSVVSRIEKDEPILLVVRRGESSNFVIVYPNQ, translated from the coding sequence GTGAGTAGAAATATAACTTTGAAAAAATATAAGTTTGTAATTGCGATAGCTCTAGCGGTTTTCGCAGGTTATTTTTTCTCCGATATAGGCCGGGAGGAAAAAGGGAAAGCAAGCGCGCAGACTGCTACCCAGATAAACAGCGAAAAGAATATTTTCGTCGGCATCGCGAAACGTGAAAAGCTGAAAGTTGTGAACATCTATACCACTTCAACTCCAAAACAGAGTCAGGTTCCCCACGGAGGGGGCGGACCGGGGGATCCGAACTGGGAGTTTTTCGAGCGCTTTTTCGGCGGTCAGATGCCTTCAGTACCGAGGCGTTCGCTTGGCTCCGGCTTTATCATCGATAAGGAGGGATACATCCTCACGAACAACCACGTAGTGGAAAAGGCCGATGATATCTCCGTAAAGATGTTCGACGGCAAGGAATATAAGGCCAAGGTTATCGGTACCGATCCTGAAACCGATATCGGACTCATCAAGATTGAGCCGAAGGAAGATCTCCCCGTTGTCGAGTTCGGCGATTCGGACGGCCTTGAAGCTGGTGAATGGGTGCTTGCCATCGGAAATCCCTTCGGTTTGACCCATACGGTAACGGTAGGTGTGGTGAGCGCGCTTAACCGCGACATAGGCGCGGGGAAATACGACAATTATATTCAGACGGACGCTTCAATAAATCCCGGCAATTCGGGAGGACCACTTTATAACATCGACGGCAAAGTTGTTGGCATCAACGGCGCAATCCTCCCCGGCGGAGGAGGGGGAAATATAGGCATCGGGTTTGCCATACCCATAAATATGGCCAAGCTGATACTGAATGATCTCAAGTCTGCAAAAGGTGTCAGCCGCGGATGGCTCGGCGTGGTTATCCAAAAACTGACCCCCGAATTGAAAGCGGCATTAAAACTCAAGGTGGAACATGGCGCTCTCGTTGGGGACGTGACGAAAAACGGACCGGCTGAGAAAGCCGGATTGCAAAGAGGAGATTTGATAACGAAATTCGGGGATTCGGAGATCGCCGATTACCATATGCTCCCACGCGTAGTAGCCTCTCACAAACCCGGAGCAAAGGTAGACGTTACAGTCATAAGGAACGGGAAAGAGCAAAAGTTCAAGGTAAAACTTGGCGATCTAAAGGCGGCATTTGAGGCCAAAGGTAGAGAAGCTCCCCAAGAGGAAGAGCAGTCCAGCAATCTTGGGCTTCTGGTAAGGACGCTTACTCCGGATATGCAGAGGAGATACGGACTGAAAACGGACGCAGGCGTGTTGGTAGCGGAAGTTCAGCCAAGCGGGGCCGCTTCAAAAGCAGGCATACAGCCTGGTGACATTATTGAAGAAGTCAACAGGAAGCCGGTAAAGACTGCCGAAGAGTTTAACAGTGTTGTTTCAAGGATAGAAAAGGACGAGCCTATTCTGCTGGTTGTAAGGCGAGGGGAGTCCTCTAATTTTGTTATTGTCTATCCGAATCAATAG
- the nadA gene encoding quinolinate synthase NadA translates to MESLIAEIGKLRKERNAVILAHNYQRDEIQELADHCGDSLALSQIAANSKADVIAFCGVHFMAESAAILAPEKTVLLPNQDAGCPMADMITAEKLKKKKETLNGVPVVTYVNSSAAVKAESDICCTSANVVAVVNSLPGDSVYMTPDMNLARYAAMKTNKKVDYWKGFCPTHQLVTEEEVKKAKEANPGAPVVVHPECRPEVVTMADEVRSTSGIYKFAEESSAKKIIVGTELGILYRLRKNNPEKEFILLSNNLVCPNMKITTLEDLRDALRDMKHVIKVVEPILSGARKALERMLAIPRDN, encoded by the coding sequence ATGGAAAGCCTTATTGCCGAGATAGGAAAATTGCGGAAGGAACGTAACGCGGTTATCCTCGCGCACAATTACCAAAGGGACGAAATACAGGAACTGGCCGATCACTGCGGAGATTCTCTCGCGCTAAGCCAGATAGCCGCTAACAGCAAGGCCGATGTTATCGCCTTTTGCGGCGTCCATTTCATGGCTGAAAGCGCGGCAATTCTCGCCCCCGAAAAAACCGTACTTCTTCCAAATCAGGATGCGGGCTGCCCCATGGCGGACATGATCACCGCAGAAAAACTCAAAAAGAAAAAAGAGACTTTAAACGGCGTACCCGTAGTCACATATGTAAACTCCTCCGCCGCAGTAAAGGCCGAAAGCGATATATGCTGTACGTCCGCGAATGTAGTCGCTGTCGTAAATTCTCTCCCAGGGGATTCTGTTTACATGACGCCCGACATGAATCTAGCCCGATATGCCGCCATGAAAACGAATAAAAAGGTGGATTACTGGAAAGGATTTTGCCCGACACACCAGCTCGTGACGGAAGAAGAGGTGAAAAAAGCAAAAGAGGCAAATCCCGGAGCGCCAGTAGTGGTGCACCCTGAATGCAGACCTGAGGTAGTGACAATGGCGGACGAGGTTCGAAGCACAAGCGGAATCTATAAATTCGCCGAAGAGTCATCCGCAAAAAAAATAATTGTCGGAACCGAACTCGGAATACTCTACCGGCTCAGGAAAAATAATCCCGAAAAGGAGTTTATCCTCCTTTCGAATAACCTTGTCTGTCCGAACATGAAGATCACTACACTTGAGGATCTGCGCGACGCACTGAGGGATATGAAGCACGTTATAAAAGTCGTGGAGCCGATCCTCTCGGGCGCTCGAAAGGCACTTGAAAGAATGCTGGCTATCCCGCGGGATAACTAG
- a CDS encoding SCO family protein — MSKVKRIYPAAVAVLCALFYCFTPIAGAEDAESTNGVKNSIEEGSSGLIILKEAEVEEPEPERVFRPDDSNSFISDEIAESPEMQDEANPPETGSEEQIDENQSGSESEYLLDDGLPRVGYLIDQDGNRITFEQYKGKIVLLSFIYLECRHGHCPLLTKRMNFIGRKFPDRLGADIQLVTVSFDPDVDTVTMLKEYSALWESDPSRWAFLTGKKGDIADIAAKYGIIFIWNEKEQAYDHSVRTFLLDRSGEVVRIYKGMNYNLWEVINDIKILLTGKKLEIQTEKESGRQSRP, encoded by the coding sequence ATGAGTAAAGTGAAGAGGATTTATCCGGCGGCTGTTGCGGTGCTATGCGCGCTTTTTTACTGTTTTACTCCAATTGCCGGCGCTGAAGACGCCGAATCAACGAACGGCGTCAAAAACTCGATCGAAGAGGGGTCGAGTGGTCTGATAATTCTGAAAGAAGCCGAAGTTGAAGAACCCGAACCGGAACGGGTGTTCAGGCCCGACGACTCAAACAGTTTCATAAGCGACGAAATTGCCGAATCTCCCGAAATGCAGGATGAGGCAAATCCACCTGAGACCGGATCCGAAGAACAAATTGATGAAAATCAATCTGGATCCGAAAGCGAATACCTCCTTGACGACGGACTTCCGCGCGTCGGCTACCTCATCGACCAGGATGGTAACCGGATCACATTTGAACAGTACAAGGGGAAGATCGTCCTTTTATCCTTTATATATCTAGAATGCAGGCATGGCCACTGCCCGTTATTAACAAAAAGAATGAACTTTATCGGGAGAAAGTTTCCAGACCGGCTCGGAGCCGATATTCAGCTTGTTACCGTCTCCTTTGATCCGGATGTAGACACCGTCACCATGCTTAAAGAGTACTCCGCGTTATGGGAGTCTGATCCTTCGCGCTGGGCTTTTCTTACCGGGAAAAAGGGGGATATCGCAGACATTGCGGCAAAGTATGGAATCATCTTTATATGGAACGAAAAGGAGCAGGCATATGATCACAGCGTTCGCACTTTCCTGTTGGACAGATCAGGTGAAGTAGTGCGAATCTACAAGGGGATGAACTACAATCTCTGGGAAGTGATAAACGATATCAAAATCCTGCTGACAGGAAAGAAGCTGGAGATCCAGACAGAAAAAGAGTCTGGCAGACAATCAAGACCCTGA
- a CDS encoding TolC family protein produces MRIYMAIAILMMSASTTAFGLEEAKGSSDGKTMLPEIAGFSDYARRLFNTHPDLKSLDASLEAVKNVPARAYSLSNPEISFGLMNVPVGSYSLSDEGMTQKTVGVSQKFPAPGKRGLMKQIAKDDVEIQSALIPEKRLELIEKVSILFLELEYLQKARRVVKYNTSVMEGFVKVALAKYTVGAGLQQDVLHAQTEVSKMSAYLLELEERSGIVTANLLLLADLPEGTDLGRVKLPDYQIPSGGAEELEALAEGGRPLFSSLRSRIEKAERNVKLSRKDMLPDYMVSLTYGQRDDIPVTKDDLASGMLTLSVPLWSNSRQKRKIAEDYMRVEEAREMYNSEKQRLRIAIAELTAAESHKAKILAVYDEGLLQQASQTVDATLSAYQVNKVDFLTLVTNQVSLFNYGIKRDQINFQRKASIVRLMRVLGELPTEVANVE; encoded by the coding sequence ATGCGTATTTACATGGCAATTGCCATTTTAATGATGTCCGCCTCCACTACCGCGTTTGGGCTGGAGGAGGCTAAAGGTTCGTCTGACGGGAAGACCATGCTTCCGGAGATCGCAGGTTTTTCCGACTACGCGCGGAGACTTTTCAATACCCACCCGGATTTGAAAAGTCTGGACGCATCTCTCGAAGCGGTGAAGAACGTGCCGGCGAGGGCCTATTCCCTTTCCAATCCGGAAATCTCGTTTGGGTTGATGAACGTCCCTGTTGGCTCATATTCCCTTTCAGACGAAGGGATGACACAGAAAACTGTGGGGGTCTCCCAGAAATTTCCCGCGCCCGGCAAAAGAGGATTGATGAAACAGATCGCCAAGGATGACGTGGAAATCCAATCGGCTCTAATCCCGGAAAAGAGGCTTGAACTGATAGAGAAGGTTTCGATACTTTTCCTGGAGCTGGAATATCTGCAAAAGGCGAGGCGGGTTGTCAAATATAACACTTCCGTCATGGAAGGTTTTGTGAAGGTTGCCCTTGCGAAATATACGGTCGGCGCCGGGTTGCAACAGGATGTATTGCATGCCCAGACGGAGGTATCAAAGATGAGCGCATATCTGCTGGAGTTGGAGGAACGGTCAGGGATAGTTACAGCGAATCTTCTCCTGCTGGCTGACCTGCCGGAAGGGACCGATCTGGGAAGGGTTAAACTCCCGGATTACCAGATACCTTCTGGTGGAGCAGAGGAACTCGAGGCTCTGGCGGAAGGGGGTCGCCCGCTGTTCTCCTCTTTGCGGAGCAGGATAGAGAAAGCGGAAAGGAACGTGAAGCTTTCCCGGAAGGATATGCTGCCGGACTACATGGTAAGCCTTACCTACGGGCAACGTGATGATATTCCGGTTACAAAGGACGACCTGGCATCCGGTATGTTGACGCTTTCCGTGCCGCTTTGGAGCAATTCAAGGCAGAAACGGAAAATCGCTGAAGACTACATGCGCGTCGAGGAAGCAAGGGAGATGTACAATTCTGAAAAACAGAGATTGCGCATAGCTATCGCGGAATTGACTGCCGCTGAAAGCCACAAGGCTAAAATACTTGCCGTTTATGATGAAGGGCTTCTCCAGCAGGCGTCACAAACTGTGGACGCTACCTTGTCGGCCTATCAGGTAAACAAGGTAGATTTTCTTACGCTTGTCACAAACCAGGTATCCCTTTTCAACTACGGGATTAAGCGTGACCAGATCAATTTTCAGCGCAAGGCATCAATAGTTCGACTGATGCGTGTGCTGGGCGAACTGCCTACGGAGGTTGCAAATGTCGAATGA
- a CDS encoding efflux RND transporter periplasmic adaptor subunit — MSNEKSSEFYRRRFIAILLASFILGGLYLARHPIERIFSGDRKMAEKSVAVNEERKIKYWVAPMDPSFRSDKPGKSPMGMDLVPVYEDDPSGGRGVRIDAAVEQSIGVKRAKVEIREISKAIKTAGRVTYDERKIVRVESKTKGWIEKLYVDSTGQTVKNHDYLLEIYSPELVATSEEFILALGYRDAIGKSQINNVVKGGEALLEASRRRLEFFDVPEHQINEMEKTRKVKKTLHIHSPVNGVVTDKNVVTGMHVAPGMVLYTIVDLSTVWVIAEIYEYEIPWVREGQNVSMELRSMPGKVFSGKVAYIYPYMEEKTRTVQVRMEFDNTDLDLKPEMYADVEILSDVRRKGVAVPKGAVIRSGSKSIVVLSKGSGFYEPLEVRLGVEGGDYYEVMEGLNEGDEVVTSANFLIDSESNLKSAVSGMLKTGKIDGNRGVNSGARMEMERQDDPKPDMDHSSMDHSKMPQPEMDHSKMEMDHGKH, encoded by the coding sequence ATGTCGAATGAAAAGAGTTCCGAATTTTACAGGAGAAGATTTATTGCGATCCTTCTGGCCTCATTCATCCTTGGGGGGCTTTACCTGGCGCGACACCCAATAGAGCGGATTTTTTCAGGCGACCGGAAAATGGCGGAAAAATCTGTAGCGGTCAATGAGGAGCGGAAGATCAAATACTGGGTTGCTCCGATGGACCCTTCCTTTCGTTCCGATAAGCCGGGCAAGTCACCCATGGGGATGGATCTGGTCCCGGTGTATGAGGATGACCCGTCAGGCGGCAGAGGCGTAAGAATAGACGCCGCCGTTGAGCAGAGCATAGGCGTGAAGCGTGCAAAGGTTGAGATTCGCGAAATTTCCAAGGCGATAAAAACTGCCGGACGAGTCACTTATGACGAGAGGAAGATAGTGCGTGTAGAGAGCAAAACAAAAGGCTGGATAGAGAAATTATACGTCGATTCCACTGGACAGACCGTCAAGAATCACGATTACCTGCTTGAGATATACAGTCCAGAGCTTGTGGCCACTTCCGAGGAGTTCATCCTCGCCCTCGGTTATCGTGACGCTATTGGGAAGAGCCAGATTAATAATGTCGTCAAGGGGGGGGAGGCTCTCCTCGAGGCGTCGCGACGACGTCTGGAATTTTTCGATGTCCCTGAACACCAGATAAATGAGATGGAAAAAACCCGAAAGGTGAAAAAGACACTTCATATCCACTCCCCGGTCAACGGCGTGGTAACGGATAAAAATGTCGTTACCGGAATGCATGTCGCGCCGGGCATGGTTCTGTATACGATTGTCGATCTATCGACCGTATGGGTCATCGCGGAGATATATGAGTATGAAATACCCTGGGTAAGGGAAGGGCAGAATGTGTCCATGGAACTGCGTTCGATGCCGGGGAAGGTTTTCTCCGGAAAGGTAGCCTATATCTACCCCTACATGGAGGAAAAGACAAGAACCGTACAGGTGAGAATGGAATTTGACAACACTGACCTTGATCTAAAGCCGGAGATGTATGCCGATGTGGAGATACTTTCCGACGTACGCAGGAAAGGCGTGGCTGTTCCGAAAGGGGCGGTCATCAGGTCCGGCTCGAAGAGCATAGTCGTGCTCTCCAAAGGTTCCGGTTTCTATGAACCGCTTGAGGTGCGGCTTGGAGTCGAAGGGGGGGATTATTACGAGGTGATGGAAGGGCTCAATGAGGGTGATGAAGTGGTCACTTCCGCGAATTTCCTTATCGATTCCGAGAGTAACCTGAAAAGCGCTGTAAGCGGAATGTTGAAGACAGGAAAGATTGACGGGAATAGAGGGGTGAACAGCGGTGCCAGGATGGAGATGGAACGTCAGGATGATCCCAAACCAGATATGGATCACTCAAGCATGGATCATTCAAAAATGCCGCAACCCGAAATGGATCATTCAAAGATGGAGATGGATCATGGAAAACATTAA
- a CDS encoding ATP-binding protein, with protein sequence MKLLKKLPKLRIKMLQVLFAIAILGIISLSFLIPYSINKRDIANIEQEAYTAVALIKSGLLSVMMNTGDQTEIRNTVDKFKEVKNFEFRMVRSKYVQSQYGVRDGEIPKDEIEENIMNGNMSEYIGLSGDSLRLLTPFFSDETCQKCHHGLNDEPIPPGKVIGVAEFIFDLKERNHEAREIVYQIAFEVAVLFILLSVGFYRLLSRHIIYPINRIAGAIELIKHENFNAVLPEPRTEEIGILVDQVQNTAQILKTRKIERDIAIEEERKFNEEIRIFALEHADSIGIKDKDDAQWIVNRFSEAAKKYKSTELIEAIYDFVDYENKSITLPNDPVHIMPTTLFLTSLLPDRGENVKKRSVELAVEEAITNAIVHGNLEVPSKLKDESFEKFNAMFNERRQAEPYMSRKVLINYHYENRRAVYSIKDEGPGFDWKYFLKKEDVDDIMQTHGRGIILIRTFASGISFNEKGNQITLSFDL encoded by the coding sequence TTGAAGTTACTAAAAAAATTGCCGAAATTGCGGATAAAGATGCTTCAGGTCTTGTTCGCGATCGCCATTCTCGGAATCATTTCCCTATCATTTCTTATTCCATACTCAATTAACAAGCGCGATATTGCGAATATTGAACAGGAGGCCTATACCGCTGTTGCACTGATCAAATCCGGGCTTCTTTCAGTGATGATGAACACCGGTGACCAGACTGAGATAAGAAATACTGTCGACAAATTCAAAGAGGTCAAGAATTTTGAGTTCAGGATGGTCAGGAGCAAATATGTCCAGAGCCAGTACGGAGTCCGTGATGGAGAAATTCCAAAGGATGAAATAGAAGAAAATATCATGAACGGAAATATGAGCGAGTATATCGGATTGTCGGGAGATTCCTTAAGGTTGCTCACCCCCTTCTTTTCCGACGAGACGTGCCAAAAATGCCACCACGGTTTGAATGACGAACCAATACCGCCGGGAAAAGTGATAGGTGTCGCGGAGTTCATTTTCGACCTCAAGGAGCGAAACCATGAGGCGCGGGAGATTGTCTATCAGATCGCCTTTGAGGTTGCCGTGCTCTTCATTCTTCTTTCGGTTGGATTCTATCGTCTTTTATCGCGCCATATTATTTACCCTATAAACAGGATCGCGGGGGCAATAGAGTTGATCAAACATGAGAACTTTAATGCCGTTCTTCCGGAACCGAGGACCGAAGAGATCGGCATACTGGTAGACCAGGTTCAAAATACCGCCCAAATACTGAAAACACGAAAGATCGAAAGGGATATTGCCATTGAAGAGGAGAGAAAATTCAATGAAGAAATCAGGATTTTCGCTCTCGAACATGCTGACAGCATCGGCATCAAGGACAAGGATGACGCGCAATGGATAGTCAACCGCTTCTCCGAGGCGGCTAAAAAATACAAATCCACCGAGTTGATTGAAGCGATCTACGATTTTGTGGACTATGAAAACAAGTCCATCACCCTGCCAAACGATCCCGTTCATATCATGCCTACAACTCTTTTTCTTACAAGCCTTTTGCCCGACAGGGGGGAAAACGTTAAAAAACGGTCGGTTGAACTGGCAGTAGAGGAAGCGATAACAAACGCAATAGTGCACGGAAACCTTGAGGTTCCGTCAAAACTCAAAGACGAAAGTTTTGAGAAATTCAACGCCATGTTCAATGAACGGAGACAGGCGGAGCCATATATGAGCCGAAAGGTTTTAATAAATTACCATTATGAGAACAGAAGAGCGGTATACTCCATAAAGGATGAAGGACCTGGATTCGACTGGAAATATTTCCTGAAAAAGGAAGACGTTGACGATATCATGCAGACTCATGGTCGCGGAATAATACTGATTCGCACATTTGCGTCCGGGATATCATTCAATGAAAAAGGGAACCAGATAACTCTCAGTTTCGATCTGTAA
- the queF gene encoding preQ(1) synthase, with translation MGDYHRNLKALGEGKTEYQYDNPTANILETFPSPISETNQSEIVIEAPEFTSLCPVTGQPDFARIVIAYTPDKLCVESKSLKLYLGAFRMHRGFHEECVNRIVDDLVSVLNPVRIRVEGQFTPRGGIKLWPSVTWEKKGAS, from the coding sequence ATGGGTGATTACCACAGGAATCTGAAAGCTCTGGGCGAGGGGAAAACGGAATATCAGTACGATAATCCCACTGCGAACATACTTGAAACATTTCCTTCGCCGATAAGCGAGACCAATCAATCTGAGATCGTCATCGAGGCGCCTGAATTTACATCGCTCTGTCCCGTGACCGGCCAGCCGGATTTCGCAAGAATCGTCATTGCCTACACCCCAGATAAATTGTGCGTTGAAAGCAAGTCGTTGAAACTTTATCTGGGCGCTTTCAGAATGCACCGGGGATTTCACGAGGAGTGTGTAAACAGAATAGTAGACGACCTGGTAAGCGTGCTGAATCCCGTGAGAATAAGAGTCGAAGGGCAGTTTACTCCGAGAGGGGGGATAAAGTTATGGCCTTCGGTAACATGGGAGAAAAAAGGGGCTTCCTGA
- a CDS encoding NAD(P)H-hydrate dehydratase — MLKILSTAQIREIDRASISDYGIPETILMENAGIRSLKFLKKVYGTLTGMRVAVFCGKGNNGGDGFVIARHLLLSGVEVTVYLLSEQAALKGNARLNMEIFLKIGGRIKELVSEVDIKKHTIPLRHSDIYVDAMLGTGIASELKGIYLAAVRKINEWKKFVLAVDIPTGICSDKGTIYGDHVKADATITFGFPKKGMIFFPAAESVGTLECANISFPPELLESSPCEAFLLDGEWVSKFLGRPSPSAHKGNFGHAVVCGGSPGMGGAVGLASLSALKVGAGLSTAVVSPELSRLFELSIPEVMSFPLNGNYDEAYAESLLAFASGKSSLLIGPGMGKSGNVKGFVETVIKKSEVPLVIDADGLNAIAGSPDILKNSKAQVTVTPHPGEMGRLTGMSAAEVNEKRLEAAKEFSEKYGCVTVLKGARTVIASPGGIPRVNPTGNPNLASGGTGDVLAGMVAGFIARGIEPTDAATVAVYLHGLAADIYSVEVDDYSLSASDLVRNIGKAIAKVSSGS; from the coding sequence ATGCTAAAAATTTTATCTACCGCGCAGATTAGGGAAATTGACCGCGCTTCAATTTCTGATTACGGCATACCCGAAACCATCCTCATGGAGAACGCGGGGATTCGCTCGTTGAAATTCCTTAAAAAGGTCTATGGGACGCTTACCGGTATGCGGGTGGCTGTTTTTTGCGGAAAAGGGAATAACGGCGGAGACGGCTTCGTTATCGCCCGGCATCTCCTCCTTTCCGGCGTCGAGGTGACTGTTTATCTTCTTTCGGAGCAGGCCGCTCTCAAGGGGAACGCCCGGCTGAACATGGAAATATTCCTGAAGATCGGGGGGCGGATAAAAGAGCTTGTTTCCGAGGTGGATATCAAAAAACATACGATTCCGCTAAGGCATTCGGATATTTATGTGGACGCCATGCTAGGCACGGGAATCGCCTCGGAGCTCAAAGGGATCTACCTCGCGGCTGTACGCAAAATAAACGAATGGAAAAAGTTTGTCCTGGCCGTAGATATTCCGACCGGTATCTGCTCGGACAAAGGGACCATATATGGAGATCATGTAAAAGCTGATGCGACAATTACGTTTGGTTTTCCAAAAAAAGGGATGATCTTTTTCCCGGCGGCGGAATCGGTGGGGACATTGGAGTGCGCGAATATAAGTTTTCCGCCTGAGCTTCTGGAATCTTCTCCATGTGAAGCGTTCCTTCTTGACGGTGAATGGGTATCGAAATTTCTAGGAAGGCCGTCGCCATCCGCTCATAAAGGGAATTTCGGCCACGCAGTTGTCTGCGGTGGATCACCCGGCATGGGCGGGGCAGTTGGACTTGCCTCTCTTTCAGCCCTTAAAGTCGGCGCTGGACTTTCAACAGCCGTTGTTTCACCGGAACTGTCACGTTTGTTTGAACTCTCCATCCCTGAGGTAATGTCTTTTCCGCTGAACGGCAACTACGATGAGGCATATGCTGAAAGTCTCCTTGCGTTCGCTTCCGGCAAATCATCCCTGCTTATCGGGCCCGGTATGGGGAAGAGCGGCAACGTCAAGGGATTCGTTGAAACGGTTATTAAAAAGTCTGAGGTTCCGCTGGTGATAGACGCGGATGGCCTGAACGCCATCGCGGGATCGCCTGATATCCTGAAAAATTCCAAGGCGCAGGTTACGGTAACTCCGCATCCGGGGGAGATGGGGAGACTGACTGGAATGAGCGCCGCCGAAGTTAACGAAAAAAGGCTCGAGGCGGCAAAGGAGTTTTCGGAAAAATATGGTTGCGTGACCGTATTGAAAGGGGCGCGAACGGTTATCGCCTCTCCGGGCGGAATACCAAGGGTAAATCCAACGGGGAATCCGAATCTTGCAAGCGGCGGTACCGGCGATGTTCTGGCAGGCATGGTGGCAGGTTTTATTGCGAGGGGAATTGAGCCGACCGATGCCGCTACCGTGGCTGTCTATTTACACGGGCTAGCGGCTGACATTTATTCCGTTGAAGTAGATGATTATTCTTTGTCGGCTTCGGATCTCGTCAGAAATATAGGTAAAGCGATAGCCAAAGTTTCCTCAGGGTCTTGA